One Mesomycoplasma molare genomic window carries:
- a CDS encoding PTS fructose transporter subunit IIABC codes for MKIKSLFKNKDTIFLNTNLESKDDVLKFFAKELFLKKYGADEEKIYKLFKERENQSSTGFGNNIAMPHFGDETMNESTLLFARVNDIDWNSIDNQPVKYIFGIAFSKNDRENSHIEVISKLAKFIDKEEFKKELSTVNSSEEFLSLIQKFEEETQEQISVSSNNNKEYDIVAVTACPTGIAHTYLAEQKLIEQAKAMNLTIKVETQGAEGIKNSLSIEEIKNAKGVIIAIDREIEKGKFAHNDNIVEISTQKAIHKPEEQIKKILENKGQKIKVAKKLGDQNSDQDELSFAGFGKKMHRSLLNGISYMLPFIVFGGIILALGFIIDLITGSLSGKDINSAEFLSNFGFNNSIAKLFFEIGKIGLGLAVPVLAAYISFAIVGRQGLLPGFVVGSIASGGVKGTYGFLLDSITNSGVQKPGDFLGTGSGFVGAILGAFYVGAMVIVFSKYVFGNLPKTFNGIKNILFIPLLGTIAIALSFWLVNIVLIYINLGLVLLLQLMQNKPYLAWLLGVVLGSMMAVDLGGPINKAAYIFGTLTIVNGNSSVSMAAVMIAGMVPPLGISLSMIMHKKLWTKEEIEAGKISNIIFGLSFISEGAIPYTSKNPKVLIPSNIVGGAVAGMISALLGVNIVAPHGGIFVVFLAKSNLFVNNAVSIGMGILFWFIALFIGALASALMIWILNKYPINFKTKKRKNV; via the coding sequence ATGAAAATTAAAAGTTTATTTAAAAATAAAGACACTATATTTTTAAATACTAATTTAGAATCAAAAGATGACGTTTTAAAGTTTTTTGCTAAAGAATTATTTCTAAAAAAATATGGTGCTGATGAAGAAAAAATATATAAACTTTTCAAAGAAAGAGAAAATCAATCATCTACAGGTTTTGGAAATAATATTGCAATGCCTCACTTTGGTGATGAAACTATGAATGAATCTACTCTTTTATTTGCTAGAGTTAATGATATTGATTGAAATTCTATCGACAATCAACCAGTAAAATATATTTTTGGAATTGCTTTTTCTAAAAATGATCGTGAGAATTCTCACATCGAAGTTATATCTAAATTAGCTAAATTTATAGATAAGGAAGAATTCAAAAAGGAATTATCTACTGTAAATTCTTCAGAGGAATTTTTATCATTAATTCAAAAGTTTGAGGAAGAAACACAAGAACAAATTAGTGTATCATCTAATAACAATAAAGAATATGATATTGTTGCAGTAACTGCTTGTCCTACAGGAATAGCGCATACATATCTTGCAGAGCAAAAACTAATTGAACAAGCAAAAGCAATGAATTTAACAATAAAAGTTGAAACTCAAGGTGCGGAAGGAATAAAAAATTCTTTATCTATTGAGGAAATCAAGAATGCTAAAGGTGTTATTATAGCTATAGATCGCGAAATAGAAAAAGGGAAATTTGCTCATAACGATAATATAGTTGAAATTTCAACACAAAAAGCAATTCATAAACCAGAAGAGCAAATTAAAAAAATTCTTGAAAATAAAGGGCAAAAAATTAAAGTTGCTAAAAAACTTGGTGATCAAAATTCTGATCAAGATGAATTATCTTTTGCGGGATTTGGTAAAAAAATGCACCGTTCTTTACTAAACGGTATTTCTTATATGTTGCCATTTATAGTATTTGGAGGAATCATTTTAGCACTAGGGTTTATTATAGACCTTATCACCGGTTCGTTATCTGGTAAAGATATTAATAGTGCAGAATTTTTATCAAATTTTGGATTCAATAATTCAATTGCTAAATTATTTTTTGAAATAGGTAAAATAGGATTAGGTCTAGCTGTTCCAGTTTTAGCAGCATATATTTCTTTTGCTATAGTTGGTAGACAAGGATTATTACCAGGATTTGTTGTAGGTTCAATAGCCAGCGGTGGCGTAAAGGGGACATATGGATTTTTATTAGATTCAATAACAAATTCTGGAGTTCAAAAACCTGGAGACTTTTTAGGTACAGGTTCAGGTTTTGTTGGTGCTATTTTGGGAGCGTTTTATGTTGGTGCTATGGTAATAGTATTTTCAAAATACGTTTTCGGAAACTTGCCAAAAACATTTAACGGTATTAAAAATATTTTATTTATCCCTTTATTAGGAACAATAGCAATTGCTTTATCATTTTGATTAGTTAATATTGTACTAATTTATATTAATTTAGGATTAGTGCTATTATTACAATTAATGCAAAATAAACCTTATCTTGCATGATTATTAGGAGTTGTGCTTGGTTCAATGATGGCAGTTGATTTAGGTGGTCCAATTAATAAAGCTGCATATATTTTTGGAACATTAACAATTGTAAATGGAAATTCTTCAGTTTCAATGGCTGCTGTTATGATAGCGGGTATGGTACCTCCTTTAGGTATTTCATTATCTATGATTATGCATAAAAAATTATGAACAAAAGAAGAAATTGAAGCAGGAAAAATTTCAAATATTATTTTTGGTTTATCATTTATTTCAGAAGGTGCTATTCCTTATACTTCTAAAAACCCTAAAGTATTAATTCCTTCTAATATTGTAGGAGGAGCAGTAGCAGGAATGATTTCAGCTTTACTAGGTGTTAATATCGTTGCTCCTCATGGTGGAATATTTGTTGTATTTTTAGCAAAATCTAATTTATTTGTTAACAACGCAGTTTCTATAGGTATGGGTATTTTATTTTGATTTATTGCTTTATTTATAGGTGCTTTAGCATCAGCACTAATGATATGAATATTAAATAAATATCCTATTAACTTTAAAACAAAAAAAAGAAAAAATGTCTAA
- a CDS encoding PfkB family carbohydrate kinase produces MSNKIYTLTLSPSKDFIIENSRFELNKVNRYVESSIYPGGKGINASIILNRHGIENTAISFYDNDTFKEFSGIFQDENLKITNIDHPKKTRLNIKFYGSNAEFELNGPKTTLTFDLINKLKKEISKLNENDLLLIMGQSNDFLIEEILEIISKRNINFVLDIDTEKIVDFLKYKPFLIKPNKLELEKNFNVKIENESDLLEVMKKIQSNGVKNIMVSLDKNGSYLLTDKGEIYKATVIKPIKLVSATGAGDTLISMFSANYFFNKNNAKDFFKLANASAMGTVNSTWLGNKKLTEKFLSNVKVEKLA; encoded by the coding sequence ATGTCTAATAAAATTTATACTTTAACTTTATCACCTTCTAAAGATTTTATAATTGAAAATTCTCGATTTGAATTAAATAAAGTTAATAGATATGTAGAGTCAAGCATATACCCTGGAGGAAAGGGGATAAATGCTTCTATAATTCTAAATAGACATGGTATAGAAAATACTGCTATTTCATTTTATGACAATGATACATTTAAAGAATTCAGCGGTATTTTTCAAGATGAAAATTTAAAAATAACTAATATTGATCATCCGAAAAAAACAAGATTAAATATCAAATTTTACGGTTCTAATGCAGAATTTGAATTAAATGGCCCTAAAACTACTTTAACTTTTGACTTAATTAATAAATTAAAAAAAGAAATTTCAAAATTAAACGAAAATGATTTATTGTTAATAATGGGGCAAAGTAATGACTTTTTAATTGAGGAAATTTTGGAAATAATATCTAAAAGAAATATAAACTTTGTTTTAGATATAGATACAGAAAAAATAGTTGATTTTTTAAAATACAAACCTTTTTTAATTAAACCTAACAAATTAGAATTAGAAAAAAATTTTAATGTTAAAATTGAAAATGAATCAGATTTGCTTGAAGTAATGAAAAAAATTCAAAGTAATGGTGTTAAAAATATAATGGTGTCTCTTGATAAAAACGGTTCTTATTTATTAACAGATAAGGGTGAAATTTATAAAGCCACAGTAATAAAACCTATTAAGTTAGTTTCTGCTACAGGAGCAGGAGATACATTAATTTCAATGTTTTCAGCAAATTATTTTTTTAATAAAAATAATGCTAAAGATTTTTTTAAGTTAGCGAATGCTTCCGCTATGGGTACAGTAAATTCTACTTGACTAGGAAATAAAAAACTAACAGAAAAATTCTTAAGCAATGTAAAAGTAGAAAAATTAGCATAA
- a CDS encoding phosphopentomutase translates to MKKKFKRIFMIVTDSLGIGDDGRQEEFSDSGADTLFHVSQSGLLEIPTWKKLGITEITKVFNHNQKNKDHIAYMGRIIEKSNAKDTLAGHWEMMGIETQVPNPQFIENGFPAELIEKLEKAFDGRKIIGNRNASGTVILSELGDQEIKNGHIIVYTSPDSTLQICGHEKYTGLDNLYRYAKAAREICSSRPEWNVARIIARPYVGENGEFTRTFNRHDYANKPPKDTILNKLQEKGIKTIAVGKINDIFVGQGIDKVFPPASDNENMDVAIELASQKTENEFIFVNLVEFDSHYGHRRNLEGYAHNINSFDIKLAKLINAMNEDDLLIMTSDHGNDPSFPGSNHTREALPLTIYSKSFTGKNRNLGILKGLGTTGNIIARNFDLDLIDTGEDIFDKLI, encoded by the coding sequence ATGAAAAAAAAGTTTAAAAGAATTTTTATGATTGTTACAGATTCATTAGGAATCGGAGATGATGGTAGACAAGAAGAATTTTCCGATAGTGGAGCAGATACTTTATTCCACGTTAGTCAAAGCGGATTATTAGAAATACCAACATGAAAAAAATTAGGAATAACAGAAATAACAAAAGTTTTTAATCACAACCAGAAAAACAAAGATCATATTGCTTACATGGGAAGAATTATAGAAAAATCCAATGCTAAAGATACACTCGCTGGTCACTGAGAAATGATGGGAATAGAAACACAAGTTCCTAATCCTCAATTTATAGAAAACGGTTTCCCTGCAGAACTAATTGAGAAACTAGAAAAAGCTTTTGATGGTAGAAAAATCATAGGTAATAGAAATGCAAGTGGGACTGTAATTTTATCTGAACTAGGGGATCAAGAAATAAAAAATGGACATATAATAGTTTATACTTCTCCAGATTCTACATTACAAATTTGTGGTCATGAAAAATATACTGGATTGGATAATTTATATAGATATGCAAAAGCTGCAAGAGAAATTTGTTCTTCGAGACCCGAATGAAATGTAGCCAGAATCATAGCAAGACCTTATGTAGGAGAAAACGGAGAATTTACAAGAACATTTAATCGTCATGATTATGCTAATAAACCTCCTAAAGACACCATTTTAAATAAATTACAAGAAAAAGGCATAAAAACGATCGCTGTCGGAAAAATTAATGACATTTTTGTAGGTCAAGGAATAGATAAAGTTTTCCCTCCTGCTAGCGATAACGAAAATATGGATGTAGCTATTGAACTAGCTTCACAAAAAACAGAAAATGAATTTATTTTTGTTAATTTAGTAGAATTTGACTCACATTATGGTCATAGAAGAAATTTAGAAGGTTATGCTCATAATATTAATTCATTTGACATAAAACTAGCAAAATTAATAAACGCTATGAACGAAGATGATTTATTAATAATGACTTCTGATCATGGAAACGATCCTTCATTCCCAGGAAGTAATCATACTAGAGAAGCTTTACCATTAACTATTTATTCTAAATCATTTACGGGGAAAAATAGAAATTTAGGAATACTAAAAGGACTTGGTACAACCGGTAATATAATTGCTAGAAATTTTGACTTGGATTTAATAGACACGGGTGAAGATATTTTTGATAAGTTAATATAA
- a CDS encoding DUF2179 domain-containing protein, whose translation MDKKQLSSKECLFKKNTVYNRTKMSNFGLKMNIFYKNMSMWKIILIVIFTAIFFGIISVFFVKNVGIYNFGLAAFGQSLSKLISVLLKEEQVTKTTRNIIEQFIFWIFYIFLSIPIFIFGYKKVGKTFVNLTILFLLVSSFTSFLLGLIPGINNIFIIGNFLNISIYQSLPEYKKELSSIIPLLWSDGGNIIALFVFSIVYGYILAWIFALIQIIGGTAGVTGIIGEWYANEKRKSFGTISGYINIVIVFISVLIGSWLPGSLLLSEVKNSSIFEAKEISKHAWTFELYLSPNFIATILVNVIYVITLNKLYPKFKLVRIEVYSIFNSEEIAKALVFDKKIVTGITMFHGHGGYSSKKINIVTTITLFRQVNRIIRDVRKIDSEAFISISDVVALDGYIYIPKKKF comes from the coding sequence ATGGATAAAAAGCAATTATCATCTAAGGAATGTTTATTTAAAAAAAATACTGTTTATAATAGAACTAAAATGTCCAATTTTGGTTTAAAAATGAATATTTTTTATAAAAATATGTCAATGTGAAAAATAATTTTAATTGTAATATTTACTGCAATATTTTTTGGTATTATAAGTGTATTTTTTGTGAAAAATGTTGGTATTTACAATTTTGGATTAGCGGCATTTGGGCAATCATTATCAAAGTTAATATCTGTTCTTTTAAAAGAAGAACAAGTAACGAAGACAACAAGAAATATAATAGAACAATTTATTTTTTGAATTTTTTATATATTTTTAAGCATTCCAATTTTTATATTCGGATATAAAAAAGTAGGAAAAACATTTGTAAATCTTACCATTTTATTTTTACTAGTTTCAAGTTTTACGTCTTTTTTATTAGGGTTAATACCTGGAATAAATAATATATTTATAATAGGGAATTTTTTGAATATTTCTATTTATCAATCATTGCCTGAATATAAAAAAGAATTAAGTTCTATTATTCCTTTGCTTTGAAGTGATGGAGGGAATATTATAGCTTTATTTGTATTCTCTATAGTTTATGGATATATATTAGCGTGGATATTTGCTTTAATTCAAATAATAGGTGGAACAGCTGGAGTAACTGGAATAATAGGTGAATGATATGCGAATGAAAAAAGGAAATCATTTGGCACTATAAGTGGTTATATTAATATTGTTATTGTTTTTATTAGTGTATTAATAGGATCTTGATTACCTGGTTCATTATTACTTAGTGAGGTAAAAAATTCTTCAATTTTTGAAGCCAAAGAAATTTCTAAGCATGCATGGACATTCGAACTATATTTATCTCCCAATTTTATAGCCACAATATTAGTTAATGTAATTTATGTAATAACTTTAAATAAATTGTATCCTAAATTTAAATTAGTCAGAATAGAAGTTTATTCTATTTTTAATTCCGAAGAAATAGCTAAAGCTTTGGTTTTCGATAAAAAAATAGTAACTGGAATAACTATGTTTCATGGTCATGGTGGTTATTCTTCTAAAAAAATAAATATAGTTACAACAATAACTTTATTTAGGCAAGTAAATAGAATAATAAGAGATGTAAGAAAAATAGATTCAGAGGCATTTATATCAATTTCTGATGTAGTTGCACTAGATGGTTATATTTATATTCCTAAGAAAAAATTTTAA
- a CDS encoding DEAD/DEAH box helicase, with translation MGFKTLNISKKMEMAIKELGYTKPTPIQQAVIEKAIAGRDIIGQAQTGTGKTAAFSIPIIENTDTTNSRIQHLILAPTRELANQIYSTINEFTKVFTEIKTALIVGGVSYDKQSKYLKEKPQILISTPGRLIDILTSEKIKLNLDLSSLKSLTLDEADELLKVGFYEEIKEILNFIPKDRQNFFFTATFDKKTKNLSEIITKNPEVINISDGMSTSGSIKQDYVVMKESSKLNNLIKFLDFYKPESTVIFGRTKRRVDELSNALRELGFKAMGIQGDMQQREREFVMDKFRKQDISILVATDVMARGIDVDHVQWVINFDLPQEIEYYTHRIGRTGRAGREGYSLSFVKDNELLHMERIAIETKSEIEEINIPADSLIKELWEKRIFENAYKILEKNKNAKYTFLKDKLLETFNTEELATILAEYFANSKSIKKEIKLSPEPSVIIKNIKNKNKKHKKESFLDKKIKNIHSKQKRNRK, from the coding sequence ATGGGATTTAAAACACTAAATATAAGTAAAAAAATGGAAATGGCCATAAAGGAATTGGGTTATACAAAACCGACACCAATACAACAAGCTGTTATAGAAAAGGCAATAGCAGGAAGAGATATTATAGGGCAAGCACAAACGGGAACAGGAAAAACAGCGGCATTTTCTATACCTATAATAGAGAATACAGATACTACAAATTCAAGAATTCAACATCTTATCTTAGCGCCTACTAGAGAATTAGCTAATCAAATATATTCAACAATAAATGAATTCACAAAAGTATTTACAGAAATAAAAACGGCTTTAATTGTAGGTGGAGTATCTTACGATAAGCAAAGTAAATATTTAAAAGAAAAACCACAAATTTTAATTTCTACACCAGGAAGATTAATTGATATTTTGACAAGTGAGAAAATAAAATTAAATTTAGATTTATCAAGTCTAAAATCTTTAACATTAGATGAAGCTGATGAATTATTAAAAGTAGGATTTTATGAAGAAATAAAAGAAATATTAAATTTTATACCTAAAGACAGGCAAAATTTTTTCTTTACAGCCACTTTCGATAAAAAAACTAAAAATTTAAGTGAAATAATAACAAAAAATCCAGAAGTAATTAATATATCTGATGGTATGTCAACTAGTGGTTCTATAAAACAGGATTATGTTGTTATGAAAGAATCATCCAAATTAAATAATTTAATAAAATTTTTAGATTTTTATAAGCCGGAATCAACTGTTATATTCGGTAGAACTAAAAGAAGAGTTGATGAATTAAGTAACGCTCTAAGAGAATTAGGTTTTAAAGCTATGGGTATTCAAGGAGATATGCAACAAAGAGAAAGAGAATTTGTCATGGATAAATTCAGAAAGCAAGATATATCTATTTTAGTGGCTACTGATGTTATGGCTAGAGGAATAGATGTTGATCATGTTCAGTGAGTTATAAATTTTGATTTACCACAAGAAATAGAATATTATACCCATAGAATAGGTAGAACAGGAAGAGCCGGAAGAGAAGGTTATTCATTATCTTTTGTTAAAGATAATGAACTACTTCACATGGAAAGAATTGCTATAGAAACTAAATCCGAAATAGAAGAAATAAATATTCCCGCAGATTCTCTTATAAAAGAGCTTTGAGAAAAAAGAATTTTTGAAAACGCATATAAAATATTAGAAAAAAATAAAAATGCTAAGTATACTTTTTTGAAAGATAAATTGCTTGAAACTTTCAATACAGAAGAATTAGCAACTATTTTAGCTGAGTATTTCGCTAACAGTAAATCGATTAAAAAAGAAATAAAATTAAGTCCTGAACCTAGTGTTATCATAAAAAATATAAAAAATAAAAATAAAAAACATAAAAAAGAAAGTTTCTTAGATAAAAAAATAAAAAATATACATTCTAAACAAAAAAGAAATAGAAAATAA
- a CDS encoding pseudouridine synthase, translating to MKKERVQKLISQAGIASRRSAEELIKNKKVIINGELAALGDKASFNDEIIVDGIVISKQEKVYYIMNKPEKVICSLKDPQNRTVITDLIDENRFIFPVGRLDYNTTGTIILTNDGELTQRLLHPKYEIIRVYKARLNRPLTENQLSFLNSDQVKIDGVVSKQEVKKVDTKSYIVTLKVGTYHHVKKLFELFDLKVWSLNRIEFAGLTHIGLQKGQFRKLNIKEIRWLKSLVKLI from the coding sequence ATGAAAAAAGAAAGAGTTCAAAAACTCATATCTCAAGCAGGGATTGCTTCGCGTCGTAGCGCAGAAGAATTAATAAAAAATAAAAAAGTTATTATAAATGGAGAATTAGCAGCTTTAGGCGATAAAGCGAGTTTTAATGATGAAATAATAGTTGATGGAATAGTTATTTCAAAACAAGAAAAAGTTTATTATATAATGAATAAACCAGAAAAAGTTATATGTTCATTAAAGGATCCTCAAAATAGAACAGTTATTACCGATTTAATAGATGAAAATAGGTTTATTTTCCCTGTAGGTAGATTGGATTATAATACTACAGGTACAATTATTTTGACAAATGATGGAGAATTAACTCAAAGATTATTGCATCCTAAGTATGAAATTATTAGGGTATATAAAGCCAGATTAAATAGACCGTTAACTGAAAATCAATTATCTTTTTTAAATAGTGATCAAGTAAAAATTGATGGAGTCGTTTCGAAGCAAGAAGTTAAAAAAGTGGATACAAAATCTTATATAGTTACTTTAAAAGTAGGTACTTATCATCATGTAAAAAAACTTTTTGAATTGTTTGATTTAAAAGTGTGATCTTTAAACAGAATTGAATTTGCAGGACTAACTCACATAGGTTTACAAAAAGGACAATTTAGAAAATTAAATATTAAAGAAATAAGATGATTAAAATCATTAGTAAAATTAATTTAA
- a CDS encoding DivIVA domain-containing protein has product MNNKDFIKNIQEKKFDTVINGYNPTQVDNFIDNVLEENKKKDEIIEIYKLKNEELLEKIKKMKLQVSNLELQNNQLKNISEVLDKKPL; this is encoded by the coding sequence ATGAATAATAAGGATTTTATTAAAAATATACAAGAAAAAAAGTTTGATACTGTTATAAATGGTTACAATCCTACTCAAGTTGATAATTTCATTGATAATGTTTTAGAAGAAAATAAAAAAAAGGATGAAATAATTGAAATATATAAGCTAAAAAACGAAGAACTATTAGAAAAAATAAAAAAAATGAAATTACAAGTTAGTAATCTTGAATTACAAAACAATCAATTAAAAAATATTTCAGAGGTTTTAGATAAAAAACCTTTATAA
- a CDS encoding TrmH family RNA methyltransferase: MKITSVKNEHIIKLAKLKIKKYRDKFNLYIIENWKIIEEALKEKIVVEILTSNEEFFIKNIKITYVTQEIIKKLSSNKNPQDFIAICKKREEVKNITDNRIVVLDNIQDPGNLGTILRNCLSFGFFSLIIQGVDVYNEKVIRSSQGAFFHLNIVQTNNLELILKNLKDKYFFYGTILNKNSKELATITNNKEKFAIIFGNEGNGISDQIKKMIDENIYIGINFESLNVAVANGIILNKFKEIN; encoded by the coding sequence ATGAAAATAACATCCGTAAAAAATGAGCATATTATAAAATTAGCAAAATTAAAAATAAAAAAATATAGAGATAAATTCAATTTATATATAATAGAAAATTGAAAAATTATAGAAGAAGCTTTAAAAGAAAAAATTGTTGTTGAAATTTTAACTTCAAATGAAGAATTTTTCATAAAAAATATAAAAATAACATATGTAACTCAAGAAATAATTAAAAAACTATCATCTAATAAAAACCCTCAAGATTTTATTGCTATTTGTAAAAAGCGGGAAGAAGTAAAAAATATAACTGATAATAGAATTGTTGTATTAGATAATATTCAAGATCCTGGTAATTTAGGAACAATTTTAAGGAATTGTTTATCTTTTGGTTTTTTTTCATTAATAATTCAAGGAGTTGATGTTTATAATGAAAAGGTAATAAGATCATCACAAGGTGCATTTTTTCATTTGAATATAGTTCAAACTAATAATTTAGAATTGATTTTAAAAAATCTAAAGGATAAATATTTTTTTTATGGAACAATTCTAAATAAAAATAGTAAGGAATTAGCGACAATCACTAATAATAAAGAAAAATTTGCAATTATTTTCGGTAATGAGGGCAATGGTATAAGTGATCAAATTAAAAAAATGATTGATGAAAACATTTATATTGGTATAAATTTTGAATCTTTAAATGTAGCAGTAGCTAATGGTATTATTTTAAATAAATTTAAGGAAATTAATTAA
- a CDS encoding tRNA (cytidine(34)-2'-O)-methyltransferase yields the protein MLNIILYQPEISPNTGNIIRTCFALGAKLHIIRPIAFDLEPKWLKRPAAGKRLSDIRHEIHNNYEEFEKKYHDKKIFYITRYGLKTYSDVDFLKIENKNKEIFIMFGTESTGIPKKILQKDLSACLRIPMVEKNRSINLANSVSIVGYEILRQLNFKGLSVFEQQKGKDFITS from the coding sequence ATGTTAAATATAATATTATATCAACCTGAAATAAGTCCTAATACAGGTAATATTATAAGAACTTGTTTTGCGCTAGGAGCAAAATTACATATAATTAGACCTATTGCTTTTGATTTAGAACCAAAATGATTAAAAAGACCAGCGGCAGGCAAAAGACTAAGCGATATTAGGCACGAAATACACAATAATTATGAAGAATTTGAAAAAAAGTATCATGATAAAAAGATTTTTTATATCACAAGATATGGTTTAAAAACATATAGTGATGTGGATTTTTTGAAAATAGAAAATAAAAATAAAGAAATTTTTATAATGTTTGGAACAGAATCAACAGGAATACCAAAAAAAATTTTGCAAAAAGATTTATCCGCTTGTTTAAGAATACCTATGGTAGAAAAAAATCGTTCAATTAATCTCGCTAATTCTGTTTCAATTGTAGGATATGAAATATTAAGACAATTAAATTTTAAGGGTCTTTCTGTTTTTGAACAACAAAAAGGAAAGGATTTTATTACTTCTTAA
- the rsmI gene encoding 16S rRNA (cytidine(1402)-2'-O)-methyltransferase, with product MFNNKIFIIGTPIGNLKDITLRALETLKEVEIILCEDTRVTSKLLNHFKIENKKLLSYHKFNEKEMISKIFNLFHEGKKIALVSDAGMPKISDPGFWLIEKCYEENIQLELIPGVSSFVSSYVLSPFNGHFTFLGFLKDKSSQRTKQLENLNEGIYIIYVSPHKLISTLIDIDKVFGNDVKIFLSKEITKLYEKHYFGSPKDIMQNLPSTIKGEYTLCFKFEKPKEIRIKKNKYEKFSKFKNQNSIK from the coding sequence ATGTTTAATAACAAAATTTTTATTATAGGTACACCTATAGGGAATTTAAAAGATATAACTCTTAGAGCTTTAGAAACACTTAAAGAAGTGGAAATAATTCTTTGCGAAGATACTCGTGTTACTAGTAAATTACTAAATCACTTTAAAATAGAAAATAAAAAATTATTGTCTTATCATAAGTTTAATGAAAAAGAAATGATAAGCAAAATTTTTAATTTATTTCATGAAGGAAAAAAAATTGCTTTAGTTAGTGATGCTGGAATGCCGAAAATTAGTGATCCTGGTTTTTGGTTAATTGAAAAGTGTTATGAAGAAAATATTCAACTCGAACTAATTCCGGGAGTTTCTTCTTTTGTTTCTTCTTATGTTTTATCTCCTTTCAATGGTCATTTTACTTTTTTAGGTTTTTTAAAGGATAAAAGTAGTCAAAGAACAAAACAATTAGAAAATTTAAATGAAGGTATTTATATAATATATGTATCACCGCATAAATTAATTTCTACTTTAATTGATATAGATAAAGTTTTTGGAAACGATGTTAAAATATTTTTATCAAAAGAAATTACTAAATTATATGAAAAACACTATTTTGGCTCTCCAAAAGATATAATGCAAAATTTACCTTCAACAATAAAAGGAGAATACACACTTTGTTTTAAATTTGAAAAACCAAAAGAGATAAGAATCAAAAAAAATAAGTACGAAAAATTTTCTAAATTTAAAAATCAAAACTCTATAAAATAA
- the tmk gene encoding dTMP kinase produces MFITFEGVDGSGKSTIIQKLKIYLLEKYSNLNFIFTREPGGDNLKEAEKIRELILDKDNNFDPMTEAILFLASRRLHLEQIIWPALKENKIVICDRYIDSSVAYQGAGKGIGVKKIKDLNDLITENTQPKYTFLFDLPMKEAEKRLFSFNKGNADRMEKNNQAFFETVYECYKDLAAKENDRFIIINASQEVEDVFQEVKIHIDMILSKVENEKK; encoded by the coding sequence ATGTTTATAACATTTGAAGGTGTTGATGGTAGTGGTAAATCAACGATAATTCAAAAATTGAAAATATATCTTTTAGAAAAATATTCAAATTTAAATTTTATTTTTACAAGAGAACCTGGAGGAGATAACTTAAAAGAGGCTGAAAAAATTAGAGAACTAATTTTAGATAAAGATAATAATTTTGATCCAATGACGGAAGCTATATTGTTTTTAGCTTCTAGAAGATTGCATTTGGAACAAATTATTTGGCCAGCTTTAAAAGAAAATAAAATAGTTATTTGTGATAGATATATAGATTCTTCTGTTGCATATCAAGGAGCAGGAAAGGGTATAGGGGTTAAGAAAATTAAAGACTTAAATGATTTAATAACAGAAAATACTCAGCCTAAATATACATTTCTTTTTGATTTACCAATGAAAGAAGCGGAAAAGCGTTTATTTTCCTTTAATAAAGGGAATGCTGATAGAATGGAGAAAAATAATCAAGCTTTTTTTGAAACTGTTTATGAATGCTATAAAGACTTAGCGGCAAAAGAAAATGACCGTTTTATAATTATAAATGCTTCACAAGAAGTAGAAGATGTTTTTCAGGAAGTGAAGATTCATATTGATATGATTTTAAGTAAAGTAGAAAATGAAAAAAAGTAA